Proteins encoded within one genomic window of Saccharopolyspora pogona:
- a CDS encoding extracellular solute-binding protein has translation MKTWRALAAAAALSLALAGCGGGAGESDNKLTVWLMDGSAPDVLIDELNKEFEQTHPGMKVDYQIQQWNGIQDRLTTALTSNDPPDVIELGNSQTAQFSSEGTLLDLTADAEGMNKSQWVPALAESGAWEGKQYAVPFYAANRVFVYNKELFQQAGITQPPTNRDELLATITKLEQKHGGDPDFQSLYLPGQSWYALLSFIWDSGGDLAVRDGANYQGALDTPGAREGVEFYQQLVKTSATSAPADTDEAEPQQAEVYAKGKVAMMIALPWEVQTAAKTNPQIAELSGAFPIPSKHPGKTAPVFLGGSTLAIPAGSADAAAAKDWLRLLTSQKYQTEIADSGVVPGASQDTSSLEKSPVSAAMAVASRDGKVPPAVPQWAAIESGQNPLKDMMTAVLTGQKSVVDATMEANDKITKALAGNN, from the coding sequence TTGAAGACCTGGAGAGCGCTCGCAGCGGCAGCCGCACTGTCGTTGGCACTCGCCGGCTGCGGTGGCGGTGCTGGCGAGAGCGACAACAAGCTGACCGTCTGGTTGATGGACGGCTCGGCGCCCGACGTGCTGATCGACGAGCTCAACAAGGAGTTCGAGCAGACCCACCCGGGCATGAAGGTCGACTACCAGATCCAGCAGTGGAACGGCATCCAGGACCGCCTGACCACCGCGCTGACCAGCAACGACCCGCCGGACGTGATCGAGCTCGGGAACAGCCAGACGGCGCAGTTCTCCTCCGAGGGCACGCTGCTGGACCTCACGGCCGATGCCGAGGGCATGAACAAGTCGCAGTGGGTGCCGGCGCTAGCCGAGTCCGGCGCGTGGGAGGGCAAGCAGTACGCCGTGCCGTTCTACGCCGCCAACCGCGTCTTCGTCTACAACAAGGAGCTGTTCCAGCAGGCCGGCATCACCCAGCCGCCCACCAACCGCGACGAGCTGCTCGCCACGATCACCAAGCTGGAGCAGAAGCACGGCGGGGACCCCGACTTCCAGTCGCTCTACCTGCCGGGCCAGTCCTGGTACGCGCTGCTGTCGTTCATCTGGGACTCCGGCGGCGACCTCGCCGTCCGCGACGGCGCCAACTACCAGGGCGCCCTGGACACCCCCGGGGCCCGCGAGGGCGTCGAGTTCTACCAGCAGCTGGTCAAGACCTCGGCGACGTCCGCCCCGGCCGACACCGACGAGGCCGAGCCGCAGCAGGCCGAGGTGTACGCCAAGGGCAAGGTCGCGATGATGATCGCGCTGCCCTGGGAGGTGCAGACCGCGGCGAAGACGAACCCGCAGATCGCCGAGCTCTCCGGCGCCTTCCCGATCCCGTCGAAGCACCCGGGCAAGACCGCCCCGGTGTTCCTCGGCGGCTCCACCCTGGCGATCCCGGCGGGCAGCGCCGACGCCGCGGCCGCCAAGGACTGGCTGAGGCTGCTGACCAGCCAGAAGTACCAGACCGAGATCGCCGACAGCGGAGTCGTGCCGGGCGCCTCGCAGGACACCAGCTCGCTGGAGAAGAGCCCGGTCAGCGCGGCCATGGCCGTTGCGTCGAGGGACGGCAAGGTGCCGCCGGCGGTCCCGCAGTGGGCGGCCATCGAGTCCGGGCAGAACCCGCTGAAGGACATGATGACGGCGGTGCTGACCGGCCAGAAGTCGGTCGTCGACGCCACGATGGAGGCGAACGACAAGATCACCAAGGCGCTCGCGGGCAACAACTGA
- the thiG gene encoding thiazole synthase (functions in thiamine (vitamin B1) biosynthesis; in Bacillus subtilis this enzyme catalyzes the formation of thiazole from dehydroxyglycine and 1-deoxy-D-xylulose-5-phosphate and ThiS-thiocarboxylate), whose protein sequence is MDDPLVIAGREFGSRLITGTGGATNLAVLERALIASGTELTTVAMRRADAGGGTGVLDLLRKLGIEALPNTAGCRTAAEAVLTAQLAREALETNWVKLEVVADEDTLLPDPVELLDAAEQLVDQGFVVLAYTNDDPVLALKLEEVGCAAVMPLGSPIGTGLGIRNPHNIEMIVSRASVPIVLDAGIGTASDAALAMELGCSAVLLATAVTRAQDPERMAAAMRAAVEGGRLASLAGRIPKRFWAQASSPGRPLE, encoded by the coding sequence ATGGACGACCCGTTGGTGATCGCCGGCCGCGAGTTCGGTTCGCGGCTGATCACCGGGACCGGAGGGGCGACGAACCTCGCGGTCCTGGAGCGCGCGCTGATCGCGTCCGGAACCGAGCTGACGACCGTGGCGATGCGCCGCGCCGACGCCGGCGGCGGCACCGGTGTGCTCGACCTGCTGCGCAAGCTCGGCATCGAAGCACTGCCGAACACGGCGGGCTGCCGGACGGCGGCTGAGGCCGTGCTGACCGCGCAGCTGGCGCGGGAGGCGCTGGAGACGAACTGGGTCAAGCTGGAGGTCGTCGCCGACGAGGACACCCTGCTGCCCGACCCGGTGGAGCTGCTCGACGCCGCGGAACAGCTTGTCGACCAGGGCTTCGTGGTGCTCGCCTACACCAACGACGACCCGGTGCTGGCGCTGAAGCTGGAGGAGGTCGGTTGCGCGGCGGTGATGCCGCTCGGTTCGCCGATCGGCACCGGCCTGGGCATCCGGAACCCGCACAACATCGAGATGATCGTCTCCCGCGCGTCGGTGCCGATCGTGCTCGACGCGGGCATCGGCACGGCCTCGGACGCGGCGCTGGCGATGGAGCTAGGCTGCTCCGCGGTCCTCCTGGCCACGGCGGTGACCCGCGCCCAGGACCCGGAGCGTATGGCGGCGGCGATGCGAGCGGCGGTCGAGGGAGGCCGCCTGGCGTCCCTGGCGGGCCGAATCCCCAAGCGCTTCTGGGCCCAGGCCTCCAGCCCCGGCCGACCCCTGGAGTGA
- a CDS encoding carbohydrate ABC transporter permease, whose translation MRTRRIGLSVLAVAIALVFAFPTYWMFASSLKPRGEALSASYDLVPTSVTLQNYATALLGSGFLRYLGNSLLVTLTAVACSLVAGTLAALAMSRFRFRGRKGFLMLALIAQMVPFEALMVPMFLFMRDLGLLNKLPSLILVYWITTLPFTIWSLRGFIDGIPMDLEEAAMVDGCGRAGAFRRVTLPLLGPGLVATSVFAFITAWNEFLYALIFMRSEDLQTLPVFLKTFQNAFGTDWGATMASATLFTLPVLVFFLAVQRKMVSGVTAGAVKG comes from the coding sequence GTGAGGACCCGCCGGATCGGGTTGTCGGTGCTGGCCGTGGCCATCGCGCTGGTGTTCGCGTTCCCGACGTACTGGATGTTCGCCAGCTCGCTCAAGCCACGAGGCGAGGCGCTGTCGGCGTCCTACGACCTGGTGCCGACCTCGGTCACGCTGCAGAACTACGCGACCGCGCTGCTGGGCTCGGGCTTCCTCCGCTACCTGGGCAACAGCCTGCTGGTCACGCTCACCGCGGTCGCGTGCTCGCTGGTCGCGGGCACGTTGGCGGCGCTGGCGATGAGCCGGTTCCGGTTCCGCGGGCGCAAGGGCTTCCTGATGCTCGCGCTGATCGCGCAGATGGTGCCGTTCGAGGCGCTGATGGTGCCGATGTTCCTGTTCATGCGGGATCTGGGGCTGCTGAACAAGCTGCCCTCGCTGATCCTCGTCTACTGGATCACGACGCTGCCGTTCACCATCTGGTCGCTGCGTGGGTTCATCGACGGGATCCCGATGGACCTGGAGGAGGCCGCGATGGTGGACGGCTGCGGCCGGGCCGGGGCGTTCCGGCGGGTCACCCTGCCGCTGCTGGGGCCGGGCCTGGTGGCCACCTCGGTGTTCGCGTTCATCACGGCGTGGAACGAGTTCCTGTACGCGCTGATCTTCATGCGCTCCGAGGACCTCCAGACGCTGCCGGTGTTCCTGAAGACCTTCCAGAACGCGTTCGGCACGGACTGGGGCGCGACGATGGCCTCGGCCACCCTGTTCACGCTGCCGGTCCTGGTGTTCTTCCTGGCGGTGCAGCGCAAGATGGTGTCGGGCGTCACGGCGGGCGCGGTGAAGGGCTAG
- a CDS encoding GntR family transcriptional regulator produces MLETSVSGGADSSGRAQREPKYWGLKQHLLDMLRSLPPGAPIPTERSLAAEFDVSRTTVRQALAELTVEGRLLRVQGKGTFAAKPKVAQRLQLSSYTEDMRAQGRQPTSRLLEVVEEPAAEELAALLGTKPSSTVLRLRRLRLADGEPMAIETTHLPLTRFRGLTGQLESGGSLYQVLRENFDVELGHAEETIETALASPEEAELLGSDVGLPMLLLSRHSFDTEGRPVEWVRSIYRGDRYKFVARLNPPN; encoded by the coding sequence ATGCTCGAAACGTCCGTGTCCGGTGGGGCAGACTCGTCCGGACGCGCACAACGCGAACCGAAGTACTGGGGACTCAAGCAACACCTGCTGGACATGCTTCGATCCCTGCCGCCCGGTGCGCCGATTCCTACCGAGCGCTCGTTGGCCGCCGAGTTCGACGTCTCCCGCACGACGGTGCGCCAGGCGCTGGCCGAGCTGACCGTGGAAGGGCGGTTGCTGCGGGTGCAGGGCAAGGGCACCTTCGCGGCCAAGCCGAAGGTCGCCCAGCGGCTGCAGCTGAGCAGCTACACCGAGGACATGCGCGCCCAGGGGCGCCAGCCCACCTCGCGCCTGCTGGAGGTCGTCGAGGAACCGGCCGCGGAGGAGCTGGCCGCGCTGCTCGGGACCAAGCCGAGTTCGACCGTGCTGCGGCTGCGCCGGCTGCGGTTGGCCGACGGCGAGCCGATGGCCATCGAGACCACCCACCTGCCGCTGACCCGGTTCCGCGGGCTGACCGGCCAGCTGGAATCCGGCGGCTCCCTCTACCAGGTGCTGCGCGAGAACTTCGACGTCGAGCTCGGGCACGCCGAGGAGACGATAGAGACCGCACTCGCCAGCCCGGAGGAGGCCGAGCTGCTCGGCTCCGACGTCGGCCTGCCGATGCTGCTGCTGTCCCGGCACTCGTTCGACACCGAGGGGCGCCCGGTGGAATGGGTGCGGTCGATCTACCGCGGCGACCGCTACAAGTTCGTCGCGAGGCTCAACCCGCCCAACTGA
- the thiS gene encoding sulfur carrier protein ThiS has product MHVVINGETRQVAADATLAAVLQEFGVPDRGVAVALDGSVVPRAVWPDTTLSPDATIEVLTAVQGG; this is encoded by the coding sequence GTGCACGTCGTGATCAATGGCGAGACCCGGCAGGTAGCCGCCGACGCAACGCTCGCGGCGGTGCTGCAGGAATTCGGCGTGCCCGACCGGGGCGTGGCCGTGGCGCTGGACGGCTCGGTGGTGCCGCGTGCCGTGTGGCCGGACACCACGCTGAGCCCCGATGCCACCATCGAGGTCCTCACCGCAGTGCAAGGTGGGTGA
- a CDS encoding S1 family peptidase, with the protein MKRRLAARVAGTVMLAAGTVAALTMPATATTTETVPPASEAATLLDAMQRDLGLNRDQALQRLDQEADANRAEQQLRGSLGGTFGGAYFDPASGKLVVGVTDSAAFDAVRAAGAEPTLVDYSIEELNGVVEGLNLRSTAAPKPVSGWYADSRANSVVVTTRPGSAVQAARFVQSTGVLVDAVRVVESTENPRTLADVIGGNAYYIGSARCSVGFSVQGGFVTAGHCGNEGDTTSQPTGQFKGSSFPGNDYGWVRVGAGETPQALVNQYNGSNVSVAGSTESAVGASICRSGSTTGWHCGSVQAKNQTVQYPQGTVTGLTRTDVCAEPGDSGGSWLSGNQAQGVTSGGSGNCSSGGTTYFQPVNEILQAYGLSLLTQ; encoded by the coding sequence ATGAAGCGCAGACTCGCGGCCCGGGTGGCCGGGACCGTGATGTTGGCGGCGGGGACGGTGGCCGCGCTGACCATGCCAGCCACCGCCACCACCACCGAAACCGTGCCGCCCGCGAGCGAAGCGGCGACCCTGCTCGACGCGATGCAGCGCGATCTGGGCCTCAACCGGGACCAGGCCCTCCAGCGGCTCGACCAGGAAGCCGACGCCAACCGCGCGGAGCAGCAGCTCCGCGGCTCGCTGGGCGGCACCTTCGGCGGGGCCTACTTCGACCCGGCGAGCGGCAAGCTCGTCGTCGGCGTCACCGACTCGGCCGCCTTCGACGCGGTGCGGGCGGCCGGTGCCGAGCCCACGCTGGTCGACTACTCCATCGAGGAGCTCAACGGGGTCGTCGAGGGACTGAACCTCCGCAGCACCGCAGCCCCCAAGCCGGTTTCCGGCTGGTACGCCGACAGCCGCGCGAACTCCGTCGTCGTCACCACCAGGCCGGGCAGCGCCGTCCAGGCGGCGCGGTTCGTGCAGTCCACCGGCGTTCTCGTTGACGCGGTGCGGGTCGTGGAGTCGACGGAGAACCCGCGCACCCTGGCCGACGTCATCGGTGGCAACGCCTACTACATCGGCAGCGCCCGCTGTTCGGTCGGGTTCTCGGTGCAGGGCGGCTTCGTGACCGCCGGGCACTGCGGCAACGAGGGCGACACCACGTCGCAGCCCACCGGCCAGTTCAAGGGCTCGTCGTTCCCGGGCAACGACTACGGCTGGGTCCGGGTCGGAGCCGGCGAGACACCGCAGGCGCTGGTGAACCAGTACAACGGCAGCAACGTCAGCGTGGCCGGCTCCACCGAGTCCGCCGTGGGCGCGTCCATCTGCCGCTCCGGTTCCACCACGGGCTGGCACTGCGGTTCGGTGCAGGCCAAGAACCAGACCGTGCAGTACCCGCAGGGCACCGTGACCGGCCTGACTCGCACCGACGTCTGCGCCGAGCCCGGTGACTCCGGTGGTTCGTGGCTGTCCGGCAACCAGGCCCAGGGCGTGACCTCCGGCGGTTCGGGCAACTGCAGCTCCGGTGGCACGACCTACTTCCAGCCGGTGAACGAGATCCTCCAGGCCTACGGCCTGAGCTTGCTCACCCAGTAA
- the thiE gene encoding thiamine phosphate synthase — protein MPGLDGFGIRARLDESRLYLCTDARTERGDLAEFADAALAGGVDIIQLRDKQPNGAPLEARHELAALEVLADACVRHGALLAVNDRADVAMAAEADILHLGQDDLPVEIARRIVGEHVAIGRSTHDVVQADAAATEPGVDYFCTGPVWTTPTKPGRQAAGLGLVEHAAEHRGHGRPWFAIGGIGPDNLDEALKAGAERIVVVRAITGAEDPRAAARELRDRLG, from the coding sequence ATGCCTGGATTGGACGGCTTCGGCATCCGCGCCCGCCTCGACGAGTCACGGCTGTACCTGTGCACCGACGCGCGCACCGAGCGCGGTGATCTCGCGGAGTTCGCGGACGCCGCCTTGGCCGGCGGGGTCGACATCATCCAGCTGCGGGACAAGCAACCGAACGGCGCTCCACTGGAGGCCCGCCACGAGCTGGCGGCGCTGGAGGTGCTGGCCGATGCCTGCGTGCGGCACGGCGCGCTGCTCGCGGTGAACGACCGCGCGGACGTGGCGATGGCCGCCGAGGCCGACATCCTGCACCTCGGGCAGGACGACCTGCCGGTGGAGATCGCCCGGCGCATCGTCGGCGAGCACGTCGCGATCGGCCGGTCCACGCACGACGTGGTGCAGGCCGATGCCGCGGCCACCGAACCCGGCGTGGACTACTTCTGCACCGGTCCGGTGTGGACGACCCCGACCAAGCCGGGGCGCCAGGCGGCCGGGCTCGGCCTGGTGGAGCACGCCGCGGAGCACCGCGGGCACGGTCGGCCGTGGTTCGCGATCGGCGGCATCGGCCCGGACAACCTCGACGAGGCACTCAAGGCCGGGGCGGAGCGGATCGTCGTGGTCCGCGCGATCACCGGGGCCGAGGACCCCAGGGCGGCGGCCCGCGAACTCCGCGACCGCCTGGGCTGA
- a CDS encoding carbohydrate ABC transporter permease — MTATHTRPAPGTAGSPVVPGARRRPRVREAMPYLLLAPAVLALITLLGWPAVNVVVTSFRKLDLGELTRGEFTWIGFGNYAQILSNPEFWTVTVRTVVFTACIVAATVVGALLLALLMKHVPAVPRVVLQVSLLLAWAVPQLAATTVFQWIFDQQYGILNKTLVLLGFDSFAGNSWFASGTSTLAVVGILIVWQAVPFVAMTLYAALLGVPNDLYESAGIDGAGGWQTFTSITWPHLKPVLMIVTFLSILWDFKVFSQVWAMREGGPDGGSTTLPVMQYLEGIAGKHFGVAAAVSVLMVLVLVVVCAQYLRLLLRSQEVEL, encoded by the coding sequence ATGACCGCCACGCATACCCGCCCGGCGCCGGGCACTGCGGGTTCGCCCGTGGTGCCCGGCGCCCGGCGCCGCCCGCGAGTCCGGGAAGCGATGCCGTACCTGCTGCTCGCTCCCGCGGTGCTCGCCCTGATCACTCTGCTCGGCTGGCCGGCGGTGAACGTCGTCGTGACCAGCTTCCGCAAGCTCGACCTCGGCGAGCTCACCCGCGGCGAGTTCACCTGGATCGGCTTCGGCAACTACGCCCAGATCCTCTCCAACCCCGAGTTCTGGACCGTCACGGTCCGGACCGTGGTGTTCACCGCGTGCATCGTGGCGGCCACGGTGGTCGGCGCCCTGCTGCTGGCGTTGCTGATGAAGCACGTGCCGGCGGTCCCGCGGGTGGTGCTGCAGGTCAGCCTGCTGCTGGCCTGGGCGGTGCCGCAGCTGGCCGCGACCACGGTGTTCCAGTGGATCTTCGATCAGCAGTACGGGATCTTGAACAAGACGCTGGTGCTGCTCGGCTTCGACTCGTTCGCCGGGAACTCCTGGTTCGCCAGCGGCACCAGCACGCTGGCCGTGGTGGGCATCCTGATCGTCTGGCAGGCCGTGCCGTTCGTGGCGATGACGCTGTACGCCGCGCTGCTCGGGGTGCCCAACGACCTCTACGAATCGGCCGGGATCGACGGCGCGGGCGGCTGGCAGACGTTCACCTCGATCACCTGGCCGCACCTCAAGCCGGTGCTGATGATCGTGACGTTCCTGTCGATCCTGTGGGACTTCAAGGTGTTCTCGCAGGTGTGGGCGATGCGCGAGGGCGGCCCGGACGGCGGGAGCACCACGCTGCCGGTCATGCAGTACCTCGAAGGCATCGCGGGCAAGCACTTCGGCGTGGCCGCCGCGGTCAGCGTGCTGATGGTGCTCGTGCTCGTCGTCGTCTGCGCCCAGTACCTGCGGCTGCTGCTGCGCTCTCAGGAGGTGGAGCTGTGA